Proteins from a single region of Pseudomonas fulva:
- a CDS encoding APC family permease gives MSTLSLQATLPETETKKLKGTMSTTEIVCSVLAFNGPFSVVTGYAPVIIGVGHTLGVPLIFLLCGVFFMLFAVGFTTMGQHLENPGAFYSYITAGLGKPAGLGGAFLALLAYLSIAIGVYAFAGYTVDLFLQHTFGIPALSSWLFALALIGLVGVLGYFKINLSARVLTMVLAIEMVMIFAFNISTLASGGAEGITLAPLSLGSLEGANIGLAVLFCIVCFGGFEAAAIYHEEAANPSKTIPRATYLSIIVMCLLYAICSWVIVTAVGSSTVIDATLNDPAGTTLTAIGVALGKTVQGMCNALLITSLFACALSTHNVTTRYVYSLSVDGVLSRAFAKVHAKQGSPYRASAIVTVITLIFTLCSFVGNVSVSKVYIAFAGVGAYALILLMLLTGIAVITYLHRRRDLKIGAFKSKIAPALAVLGMLVALVLGSMNFAILIDGSQGIALLVIGLLYGLFLLGVGLGMYYRKNKPSIYSCIGRQLG, from the coding sequence ATGAGTACTCTTTCACTGCAGGCAACCCTGCCTGAAACTGAGACCAAAAAGCTTAAAGGCACCATGAGCACGACGGAAATCGTCTGCTCGGTACTCGCCTTCAATGGCCCTTTTTCTGTCGTGACCGGGTATGCCCCGGTGATCATCGGGGTAGGCCATACCCTTGGCGTGCCACTTATATTTTTATTATGTGGTGTGTTCTTCATGCTGTTTGCCGTGGGCTTCACGACCATGGGCCAACACCTTGAAAACCCGGGTGCCTTCTACTCCTATATCACCGCCGGTCTGGGTAAGCCTGCTGGCTTAGGCGGTGCATTTTTGGCACTACTTGCTTATCTGAGCATTGCCATCGGGGTGTATGCCTTTGCCGGTTATACGGTAGATCTCTTCCTCCAACATACTTTTGGCATACCGGCGCTCTCGAGCTGGCTGTTTGCCTTGGCCCTCATCGGACTGGTTGGTGTGCTGGGGTACTTCAAGATTAACCTCTCGGCGAGAGTCTTGACCATGGTACTCGCGATTGAAATGGTGATGATCTTCGCGTTTAACATCTCCACACTGGCCAGCGGCGGAGCAGAAGGCATTACCCTCGCACCGCTCAGCCTCGGCAGCCTTGAGGGTGCCAATATTGGCCTGGCAGTGCTGTTTTGCATCGTCTGCTTTGGCGGCTTTGAAGCGGCAGCTATTTACCATGAAGAGGCTGCCAACCCGTCAAAGACCATTCCTCGAGCCACGTACCTCTCGATCATCGTAATGTGCCTGCTTTATGCGATCTGCAGCTGGGTCATCGTCACGGCAGTAGGCAGCAGCACGGTTATTGATGCCACCCTGAACGACCCCGCTGGCACGACCTTGACCGCTATCGGTGTAGCGCTGGGCAAGACAGTTCAGGGCATGTGCAATGCACTGTTGATTACAAGCCTATTTGCCTGCGCACTGTCGACCCACAACGTCACTACCCGCTATGTGTACTCGCTGAGTGTGGACGGAGTGTTGAGCAGAGCTTTCGCCAAGGTGCACGCCAAACAAGGCTCGCCCTATAGAGCGTCGGCCATCGTCACCGTCATTACCCTCATATTCACGCTGTGCTCGTTTGTTGGCAACGTCAGCGTCTCCAAGGTTTACATCGCCTTCGCCGGCGTCGGTGCATACGCACTGATCCTCCTAATGCTCTTGACCGGGATCGCCGTGATCACCTACCTACATCGCCGGCGCGACCTCAAGATTGGCGCATTCAAGAGCAAAATTGCCCCTGCTCTGGCAGTACTGGGAATGCTCGTTGCACTGGTCTTAGGGAGCATGAACTTCGCCATATTGATTGATGGCAGTCAGGGGATCGCACTTCTGGTGATTGGGCTGCTGTACGGCCTGTTCCTGCTGGGCGTGGGCTTGGGCATGTACTACCGGAAAAACAAACCCTCTATCTACAGCTGCATTGGTCGGCAACTGGGCTGA
- a CDS encoding cytochrome P450, whose amino-acid sequence MNINHDLLPWGNTDFRKNPYPWYARLQKEHPLYRENDKTWVITRYSDYMEFVRHPAMTIVEPEWVGTHPWRAIESTVQGTEGADHTRLRRHSNKWFTPKLVKEWVKHAAEITLQSLEHVDAAGYLEAHHHLCVMPSHVTMCRVLQVDEGDVDRVIQNTLKIVGAQSPTATEANKATAREGFDFLFGKCRAMIAAKREQPGDGLLDALLSAQDKGELSEKEVLETLLLFYFSGAPNPAFILASILDHFTREPELLTMYRESPEQRAAMINEFIRLYPPEMSFTRFLTEDLEIHGQLLPRGSCLRFMTAAVNRDPAVFAQPHTFNPLRGGQESQQVSFGIGAHSCAGQVITRAEVETVLNIVTERYSRIESAGEPLTLSDDRIRNYLELPLRFFA is encoded by the coding sequence ATGAACATCAATCACGACCTACTGCCTTGGGGCAATACGGATTTTCGTAAGAACCCGTATCCCTGGTATGCCCGCCTCCAGAAAGAGCACCCGCTTTATCGTGAAAACGATAAAACCTGGGTCATTACTCGCTACAGCGACTACATGGAATTTGTACGCCACCCGGCAATGACGATAGTCGAGCCCGAATGGGTTGGTACTCACCCATGGCGCGCAATCGAAAGCACCGTCCAGGGTACAGAAGGCGCTGACCACACGCGTTTGCGTCGACACAGCAACAAGTGGTTTACACCCAAGCTGGTAAAGGAGTGGGTGAAACACGCTGCGGAGATTACCTTGCAATCGCTTGAGCATGTGGACGCCGCTGGCTATCTGGAGGCACACCACCATCTTTGCGTGATGCCATCACACGTAACCATGTGCCGCGTTCTGCAGGTTGATGAAGGGGATGTCGACCGCGTTATTCAGAACACCCTCAAAATAGTCGGGGCCCAAAGCCCCACCGCCACTGAAGCAAACAAGGCAACAGCCCGCGAAGGGTTCGATTTTCTCTTTGGGAAATGCCGGGCAATGATAGCGGCCAAGCGCGAACAGCCCGGAGATGGTCTGCTGGACGCCCTGCTGAGCGCTCAAGATAAGGGAGAGCTCAGTGAAAAAGAGGTACTGGAAACGCTGCTGCTGTTCTACTTCTCAGGTGCGCCAAACCCCGCGTTCATCCTGGCATCGATACTGGATCATTTCACTCGTGAGCCAGAGCTGCTGACCATGTACCGTGAGAGCCCCGAGCAACGCGCGGCCATGATCAACGAGTTCATCCGACTGTATCCCCCAGAGATGTCGTTTACTCGATTCCTGACAGAGGATCTGGAAATCCACGGCCAGCTATTACCGCGAGGTTCCTGCCTGCGGTTCATGACGGCAGCGGTGAACCGCGACCCTGCGGTATTCGCACAACCACACACCTTCAACCCACTACGCGGTGGCCAAGAGAGCCAGCAGGTGTCATTCGGCATTGGCGCTCATTCTTGCGCAGGACAAGTTATTACTCGCGCGGAAGTAGAAACTGTATTGAACATCGTCACCGAGCGCTACAGCAGAATTGAGTCTGCGGGTGAGCCATTGACTTTGAGTGATGACCGGATACGCAACTACCTTGAGCTGCCACTGCGTTTCTTCGCCTGA
- a CDS encoding flavodoxin domain-containing protein encodes MSIYKVLFGTESGNAEVIADDIVDALMAQGLQAAAIPMDEFAANEISPSERYVFITSTYGEGELPETTQPFFDALKDVTSLAGVEFFAFGLGDSTYANYNRAIHVLTDSLQGLGATLIGNIGMHDGNSGVGLTSAAQTWFNQSF; translated from the coding sequence ATGAGTATTTATAAAGTTTTATTTGGGACAGAGAGTGGTAACGCAGAGGTCATTGCGGACGATATCGTCGACGCGCTGATGGCCCAAGGGTTGCAAGCCGCAGCCATTCCCATGGACGAGTTCGCAGCAAATGAGATCTCGCCCAGTGAGCGTTATGTGTTCATCACCTCGACTTACGGTGAGGGCGAGCTGCCAGAAACCACACAGCCATTCTTCGATGCCCTAAAAGACGTAACGAGCCTCGCTGGTGTCGAGTTTTTCGCGTTTGGTCTCGGGGACAGTACCTACGCAAATTACAACCGGGCAATTCATGTATTGACCGATAGCTTACAAGGCCTGGGCGCAACGCTGATCGGCAACATCGGGATGCACGATGGAAATAGCGGAGTGGGTCTTACCAGCGCAGCACAAACCTGGTTTAACCAAAGCTTCTGA
- a CDS encoding phytanoyl-CoA dioxygenase family protein encodes MSLIHLPHDASVEDVVRCLDAEGYCIIDNAISEEMVDAINDQMQPYVGETDDGANNALGKQTRRSGAIIARCPAAHPVIMHPAVVGAAQKYLGRNASKIQLHLTQVISIGPGNKEQFLHRDEGCWEWFDHFPLEFQTQISTIWALDDFTDANGATRLIPGSHKHTKIPTDFGLADTVAAEMKKGSVLVYSGKTIHGGGPNKTDNWRRALNIDYCIGWLRQEENQYLVVPPELAKKLPEDMQRLIGYDFGAAALGYVREFEDPIVSLYPERKGDGKIFMQLLEKASAYSENAKGVFNFVSKQ; translated from the coding sequence ATGTCGCTTATCCACCTTCCACACGATGCCTCGGTTGAAGACGTCGTCCGCTGCTTGGACGCCGAAGGCTACTGCATTATCGACAACGCCATCTCTGAAGAGATGGTTGATGCAATAAATGATCAGATGCAACCCTACGTTGGCGAGACCGATGACGGTGCCAACAATGCATTGGGTAAACAAACACGCCGTAGCGGTGCCATCATTGCCCGTTGCCCTGCGGCGCACCCAGTCATCATGCACCCAGCAGTTGTGGGTGCTGCTCAGAAGTATTTGGGGCGAAATGCCTCAAAAATCCAGCTACACCTTACGCAAGTCATCTCCATTGGCCCGGGTAACAAAGAACAATTCCTCCATCGTGATGAGGGCTGCTGGGAATGGTTTGATCACTTTCCGCTCGAGTTTCAAACTCAGATCAGCACCATCTGGGCACTGGATGACTTCACCGACGCCAATGGCGCTACACGCCTCATTCCGGGCAGCCACAAGCACACAAAGATCCCAACCGATTTCGGTTTGGCAGATACAGTAGCGGCTGAAATGAAAAAAGGCTCGGTGCTAGTTTACTCCGGCAAAACAATTCATGGCGGAGGCCCCAACAAGACCGACAACTGGCGTCGCGCACTTAACATTGACTATTGCATTGGTTGGCTGCGCCAAGAAGAAAACCAGTACCTAGTAGTTCCCCCTGAGCTTGCCAAGAAACTCCCCGAAGATATGCAGCGGTTGATCGGTTATGACTTCGGTGCCGCCGCGCTCGGCTATGTTCGCGAATTCGAAGACCCAATCGTTTCTCTTTACCCAGAGAGAAAAGGCGACGGAAAAATCTTCATGCAATTATTGGAGAAAGCATCAGCCTACTCTGAAAATGCCAAGGGTGTATTCAACTTCGTTTCGAAACAATAA
- a CDS encoding fumarylacetoacetate hydrolase family protein: MKLLRFGPLGHEKPGILDDAGNIRDLSAHVRDLSGEVLSPEGLRKISELDLGQLPLVEENVRIGACVADVGKFVCIGLNYSDHAAETGSEVPSEPVVFMKPTSAIVGPYDNVRIPRGSNKTDWEVELGVVIGSAAKYVSPEDALEYVAGYCIVNDISERDYQFKRQGTWDKGKCCDTFGPIGPWLVSRDEIRDPQNLNLWLDVDGKRFQDGSTKTMVYDVSFLVSYLSQFMTLHPGDIISTGTPPGVGMGQRPEVYLRAGQKMRLGISGLGEQQQIAVQDE, from the coding sequence ATGAAGCTTCTCCGTTTCGGCCCTCTAGGTCATGAGAAACCAGGTATTCTTGATGATGCAGGAAATATTCGTGACTTGTCCGCCCATGTGCGTGATCTCTCTGGTGAGGTGCTTTCGCCAGAAGGGTTGAGGAAAATTTCTGAGCTGGACTTAGGGCAATTGCCTCTCGTGGAGGAGAATGTGCGGATTGGTGCCTGCGTTGCGGACGTCGGAAAATTTGTCTGTATTGGACTTAACTACTCCGATCATGCTGCCGAGACTGGATCTGAAGTACCTTCAGAGCCAGTGGTTTTCATGAAACCAACCTCTGCGATAGTCGGGCCTTACGATAATGTGCGTATTCCGCGCGGATCGAATAAGACTGATTGGGAGGTCGAACTGGGTGTTGTGATCGGCAGTGCTGCGAAGTATGTGAGTCCGGAAGATGCGCTTGAGTACGTAGCGGGCTACTGCATTGTTAACGATATCTCCGAGCGTGATTATCAGTTTAAGCGCCAAGGAACTTGGGATAAAGGTAAGTGTTGTGACACCTTTGGCCCCATCGGCCCATGGCTCGTGAGTCGCGATGAGATACGTGATCCACAAAATTTGAATCTGTGGCTAGATGTAGACGGAAAGCGATTCCAGGACGGATCTACAAAAACAATGGTTTATGACGTCTCTTTCTTGGTGTCGTACCTGTCGCAGTTCATGACGCTACACCCCGGCGATATTATCTCAACGGGCACGCCACCAGGCGTTGGTATGGGACAACGCCCTGAGGTGTACCTGCGTGCAGGTCAGAAAATGCGGCTCGGTATCTCTGGGTTAGGAGAGCAACAGCAGATCGCAGTTCAGGATGAGTAA
- a CDS encoding AraC family transcriptional regulator, whose translation MDISARVEKVSLYRKKEVNGYAQLVFPIAGQVNCLTSNRCFQLSPDTALLIPISELFEFEGEGDEQEVVLLEIPPHDSYLEALKFTEHLNFTPWLNQSVISAQIGDFGRQLVAYISSKEMMSRQNTFILRQSAILLMAIFFGDPATPQQTPEGRLGVTKQQVDLVIDARIGRHISNEELAELLHISNSSMTDIFKKLFGVPPQKYVASRRLEWARFLIQNRGDSLVEVAYDLGFSSQSVFCRAFKRHFGYSPKVARRGG comes from the coding sequence GTGGATATTTCGGCGAGAGTTGAAAAGGTAAGCCTGTATAGAAAAAAGGAGGTCAATGGCTATGCTCAATTGGTCTTTCCAATTGCCGGTCAAGTGAATTGTTTGACTTCAAATCGCTGCTTTCAACTTTCGCCGGATACCGCACTGCTTATACCGATATCCGAGCTATTTGAGTTTGAGGGGGAGGGTGATGAACAAGAGGTGGTGTTACTTGAAATTCCTCCGCATGACTCCTACTTGGAAGCCTTGAAGTTCACCGAGCATTTAAACTTCACGCCATGGCTTAATCAGAGTGTGATATCTGCACAGATAGGTGACTTTGGGAGGCAATTGGTGGCCTATATCTCGAGCAAAGAGATGATGAGCCGTCAAAATACATTCATTTTGCGGCAAAGTGCCATACTCTTAATGGCTATATTCTTCGGCGACCCTGCAACCCCACAGCAAACCCCTGAGGGCCGGCTAGGCGTTACGAAACAACAAGTTGATCTTGTGATTGATGCACGAATAGGTCGGCATATATCAAATGAAGAGCTGGCAGAGTTGCTGCATATCAGTAATAGCTCTATGACGGACATTTTCAAAAAGCTTTTTGGGGTGCCGCCTCAAAAATATGTAGCGAGTAGGCGTTTGGAGTGGGCCAGGTTCCTCATTCAGAATAGGGGGGATAGCCTGGTTGAGGTCGCCTACGACTTAGGGTTTTCTAGTCAGTCAGTATTTTGCAGGGCCTTTAAAAGGCATTTCGGATATAGCCCGAAAGTGGCAAGAAGAGGCGGGTGA
- a CDS encoding MFS transporter, which produces MNSNIPKKIPLKVVIATAIGNYITWFEFASYGFLAVVISRIFFPMDSPGLALLMTFGAFGVSFLMAPLGALFFGRLGDTVGRKRILVAVILLMSGSTFAIGLLPTYETLGVAAPIILVLFRMLQGFASGGEPGGAATVLAESAAPARRAMTVSVWHCSSFLANASASALVFGLTSLISEEALEAWGWRIPFLLAGALGVIAYLIRRQLEETPTFLALEAANEKSKSPIKDVLSLNLKEVLQTTGCMAFQGAAFYFIFVYIETYLRVELDLNYMQASISNIACLCAASVSIFLFAYLSDQYGRRAIMLMGAALSTAIIYPVFLAFSTKEYSLIILGHTALGICLATFMSASGAALVEIFPAKVRYAGFSIAYGLAIAIFGGSSAFIATWLISLTGSPLSPSILVIATGLIAIISVVSMRETAPAGLKKRNLKLANT; this is translated from the coding sequence ATGAACTCAAATATTCCTAAAAAAATCCCCTTAAAAGTAGTAATCGCTACCGCAATCGGGAACTACATAACCTGGTTCGAATTTGCATCATATGGCTTTCTCGCTGTAGTAATTAGCAGAATTTTCTTCCCTATGGACTCCCCAGGTTTGGCATTGCTAATGACCTTTGGAGCATTTGGCGTCTCTTTTCTGATGGCTCCTCTCGGCGCTCTCTTTTTTGGACGACTCGGCGATACGGTAGGGCGTAAGAGAATTCTGGTTGCAGTCATCCTGCTCATGTCCGGATCTACGTTTGCCATAGGTCTACTCCCTACTTACGAAACCTTAGGCGTTGCCGCCCCTATCATCCTGGTTCTATTTCGAATGCTGCAAGGATTCGCATCTGGAGGTGAGCCAGGCGGAGCAGCAACAGTACTAGCTGAGTCGGCGGCACCGGCTCGACGAGCGATGACAGTTAGTGTTTGGCACTGCTCAAGCTTCCTAGCTAACGCATCGGCTTCCGCGCTCGTCTTCGGCCTCACCTCATTAATCAGCGAAGAGGCATTAGAAGCGTGGGGCTGGAGAATCCCTTTTCTTCTTGCAGGGGCTCTTGGCGTAATCGCTTACTTAATTAGACGTCAACTGGAGGAAACTCCTACGTTCCTAGCTCTAGAGGCTGCGAACGAAAAAAGCAAATCACCGATTAAGGACGTGCTGAGCTTAAACCTAAAAGAAGTACTGCAAACAACTGGTTGCATGGCTTTCCAAGGTGCGGCGTTCTACTTCATATTTGTATACATAGAGACCTACCTAAGAGTAGAGCTTGACCTAAACTACATGCAGGCATCCATATCAAACATTGCATGCCTTTGTGCGGCATCAGTAAGCATCTTTCTCTTTGCGTACTTGTCAGATCAATATGGCCGACGCGCCATTATGTTAATGGGGGCCGCACTCAGCACGGCGATAATCTACCCTGTCTTCCTAGCATTTTCGACCAAAGAGTATTCCTTGATTATTCTTGGACACACTGCATTAGGTATATGCCTTGCTACATTCATGTCTGCATCCGGTGCTGCTTTGGTGGAAATTTTCCCAGCCAAAGTAAGATATGCAGGATTTTCCATTGCCTACGGCTTGGCAATTGCAATTTTCGGGGGAAGCTCCGCATTCATTGCTACCTGGCTGATATCCCTGACAGGCTCACCACTCTCCCCTTCAATCCTAGTAATTGCGACAGGGTTAATCGCAATTATCAGCGTTGTCTCCATGAGGGAAACCGCACCTGCAGGCCTTAAGAAAAGAAACCTCAAGCTGGCTAATACCTAA
- a CDS encoding N,N-dimethylformamidase beta subunit family domain-containing protein, which translates to MNNKITGYLSHLSVLAGDQLSAYLSGCGSAEIQLHSLHKAEDRECSFKLIPDIQKIEIELEKQTPDTGSCFDFEVPLLHTKDKTFEVSTWMLITKIEASEHALAALNISGAIYTLMVTSDGIFWKNPGYTSESVAVPVGEWFRLVITCEANGVLHAGSASHQRTKTSAPRSDNAPTSIRLGRDYSRSGNGSYCKFEGPRIIAVNGADDSQSVVASFDFTSDFSTQVIRSTEGAAIEGKFINHPTRRIIGHHRPNVIEGYQDIESSAYTAVHCHRYDLTDANWEPSATFSLPKNLKSGIYTISITSGGESLHLPFVVRAHADTREKILLILPTYTYLAYANERLAFSDRGEALCSETDGMVLSELDHYLDRQKCLGASLYDRHSDGSGVHYSSRHRPILNLSSDYKAWWCTNAPRHFLADLNIAKWLEHIQQPFDVATDEDLHTQGQDLLDAYKVVLTGTHPEYVTTKMLAAWHGYAHKGKIMYLGANGFYWVTGADPENTGIIEARRGYSGTRNWNSDPLELRLSSTGETGGLWRHRGLAPNELTGVGFAAVGFSKASSYSRVCFSEKYAHLFEGVTDPIGDHGYFGGAAGDELDATNFEVGTPKETVILARSTHGRSFMPSIEEELEIQHELGGDRNSRVRSEVCILERKTGGKVFSASSINWCGSLDHRNYKNSVAQLTTNVLLDFLSEPTPHNIKTTT; encoded by the coding sequence ATGAACAACAAAATCACAGGTTATCTCAGCCACTTAAGCGTTTTGGCCGGAGACCAATTATCGGCATATCTTTCCGGTTGTGGGAGCGCAGAAATCCAACTCCATTCCCTACATAAAGCGGAGGATCGCGAGTGCTCTTTCAAGCTCATACCAGACATACAGAAAATAGAAATCGAGCTAGAAAAGCAAACACCTGACACTGGCAGCTGCTTCGATTTCGAAGTTCCCCTCCTACACACCAAAGACAAAACATTTGAAGTCTCTACCTGGATGCTAATCACGAAGATTGAAGCATCAGAGCATGCACTGGCCGCCCTGAATATATCTGGAGCGATTTACACGCTAATGGTGACGAGCGACGGGATTTTTTGGAAAAACCCTGGGTATACATCAGAGTCAGTCGCAGTTCCCGTAGGAGAATGGTTCAGACTAGTAATAACCTGTGAAGCGAACGGAGTATTACATGCTGGCTCAGCCTCTCATCAAAGAACAAAGACCAGCGCTCCACGTTCAGATAACGCCCCTACCAGCATTAGACTAGGGCGTGACTACTCAAGATCAGGAAATGGCTCATACTGTAAGTTTGAAGGCCCGCGCATCATAGCCGTAAATGGCGCAGACGATTCACAGTCTGTAGTGGCCAGCTTTGACTTCACCTCTGATTTCTCAACGCAAGTAATCCGATCGACAGAGGGAGCAGCAATTGAAGGAAAGTTCATTAACCACCCGACTAGGAGAATAATTGGCCACCATCGACCTAATGTTATTGAAGGTTACCAAGACATAGAGTCGAGCGCTTACACCGCAGTTCATTGCCACCGATATGATCTGACAGATGCGAACTGGGAGCCTTCAGCCACATTCTCTCTCCCTAAAAACCTCAAAAGTGGGATATACACAATTTCCATCACTTCTGGTGGTGAAAGCCTACACCTACCGTTTGTTGTTCGCGCCCATGCAGACACTCGGGAAAAGATTTTACTTATATTGCCCACCTACACCTATCTTGCATATGCAAATGAGCGTCTCGCATTCAGCGATCGAGGAGAAGCTCTGTGCAGCGAAACCGATGGTATGGTTTTGTCAGAGTTGGATCATTATTTGGATCGCCAGAAATGCTTAGGCGCATCCCTTTACGATCGTCACAGTGACGGTTCAGGCGTTCACTACTCTTCCCGTCATCGTCCAATACTAAACCTATCCTCGGATTATAAAGCGTGGTGGTGCACTAACGCGCCCAGACACTTCCTCGCAGATCTGAATATCGCTAAGTGGCTCGAACATATCCAGCAACCGTTCGATGTTGCTACTGATGAAGACCTTCACACTCAAGGACAAGATCTTCTAGATGCTTACAAGGTTGTGCTGACTGGCACACACCCTGAGTACGTAACTACAAAAATGCTGGCTGCATGGCATGGCTACGCCCACAAAGGCAAGATCATGTATTTGGGGGCCAATGGATTTTATTGGGTGACAGGTGCTGACCCTGAGAATACTGGAATAATCGAAGCAAGACGCGGCTACTCCGGGACTCGCAACTGGAACTCTGACCCACTAGAGCTAAGGCTATCAAGTACAGGTGAAACGGGTGGCCTCTGGCGTCACAGAGGACTAGCACCCAATGAACTAACTGGAGTGGGTTTTGCTGCAGTAGGTTTCTCGAAAGCATCAAGCTATTCAAGGGTCTGCTTTTCGGAGAAGTACGCTCATTTATTCGAGGGTGTTACAGACCCAATAGGAGACCATGGATATTTCGGCGGAGCAGCAGGCGATGAGCTTGACGCCACAAACTTTGAAGTAGGAACACCAAAAGAAACCGTCATCCTGGCCAGATCAACCCACGGCCGTAGTTTCATGCCAAGCATTGAAGAGGAGCTAGAAATACAACACGAATTGGGAGGAGATAGAAACTCCCGCGTACGTTCGGAGGTATGCATTCTAGAGCGAAAAACGGGTGGTAAAGTTTTCTCAGCGAGTTCCATTAACTGGTGTGGAAGCTTAGATCACAGGAATTATAAAAATTCTGTCGCACAACTTACTACGAACGTATTGCTCGACTTCCTTTCCGAGCCAACACCGCACAACATTAAAACAACAACTTAA
- a CDS encoding LysR family transcriptional regulator: MTNNELQLDWLKCFLAVVDTGSLSRAALEVNRSQSAVSMQIKKLEAATGRQLLSRSPKHMHLTEDGLTLFSYARQMVSLHTEIQTVFHGSELHGKIQLGVTEDYAAHYLTPLLKRFSSRHSEIEIELVCDQSSKLIPLIQSEKLDLALVSRSSPAQGTFLFEEPMVWVGSPYFELWRRKTIPVAVFEEHSLARNNAISSLVQQGREFKIVYHSASLAGQYAAVEGGLAIAALTQCSVPSSLKILGEEQGLGDIKPLEVSVLRSRTSARKSSVDHLHNLIIASLKRAI, from the coding sequence ATGACCAACAATGAGTTGCAGCTAGATTGGTTAAAGTGCTTCCTCGCCGTCGTTGACACTGGCTCCCTGTCCAGGGCCGCACTTGAAGTAAACAGATCACAATCTGCTGTCAGCATGCAGATAAAGAAGTTGGAAGCCGCTACCGGGCGACAACTCTTAAGCCGCAGCCCAAAACACATGCACCTCACTGAGGATGGACTCACGCTGTTTAGCTATGCAAGACAGATGGTCTCACTACACACAGAGATTCAAACAGTATTCCATGGCAGTGAGCTTCACGGAAAAATTCAGTTAGGCGTAACAGAGGACTACGCGGCACATTATCTCACGCCTCTATTAAAGCGCTTTTCTTCGCGTCACTCTGAAATCGAAATAGAACTAGTATGTGACCAGTCAAGCAAGTTGATCCCTCTCATTCAGAGTGAAAAACTTGATCTCGCATTGGTCTCCCGGAGCTCGCCCGCTCAGGGTACTTTTCTTTTCGAGGAGCCCATGGTTTGGGTTGGCTCTCCCTACTTTGAGCTTTGGAGACGAAAAACCATTCCTGTGGCTGTATTCGAAGAGCACAGCCTCGCACGAAATAACGCTATTAGCTCCTTGGTACAGCAAGGGCGAGAGTTTAAGATCGTCTATCACAGCGCTAGTCTTGCTGGGCAATATGCTGCCGTAGAAGGAGGGTTGGCAATCGCAGCTCTCACCCAATGCAGCGTGCCTTCTTCGCTGAAAATACTAGGAGAGGAACAAGGGCTCGGAGATATCAAGCCACTGGAGGTGTCAGTCTTGAGAAGCAGAACCTCGGCCAGAAAGAGCTCAGTTGATCACCTGCACAATCTCATCATTGCCTCGCTGAAACGCGCCATCTGA